From a region of the Georgenia yuyongxinii genome:
- a CDS encoding MFS transporter, with protein sequence MTDATGDSRADWLHLPEVADARRRTTTTLLAAQVLGSLGIGAAPSVGVLLAESVAGSETWAGIARAATTVGAALLALPLASLAARHGRARSLALGWSLAAAGAGLLVLAAVTVSVPLLVLGMLGMGGGAATQLRARFAATDLAEPDRRARSLALVVWVGTLGAVAGPNLGVPGAPVEAWAGLPPLAGAFAIGGVLLAVTAVVVRVGLRPDPLLLAQRHVAAAAVGPRLAPGRAGLSEALGLVRASPPARLALLSLVLAHVSMVSVMTMTPVHLSHQGGTITFIGLTISLHVLGMFAFAPVVGAAADRYGQVPVIIAGQGVLAAAAVVGATGAGSPTVVAVALTLLGLGWSVVTVPASALLSESVPAPARPLVQGLGDTAMNAAAALGAIASGPLMALLGFPMLAALAGLVVVPVLWQLLRRRVAVTG encoded by the coding sequence GTGACGGACGCGACCGGGGACAGCCGGGCGGACTGGCTGCACCTGCCGGAGGTGGCCGACGCCCGCCGGCGCACCACGACGACGCTGCTGGCGGCGCAGGTGCTCGGGTCGCTCGGGATCGGCGCGGCACCGTCCGTGGGAGTGCTGCTCGCCGAGTCGGTGGCCGGGTCGGAGACCTGGGCCGGCATCGCCCGGGCGGCCACCACGGTCGGGGCTGCGCTGCTCGCGCTGCCGCTGGCCTCACTGGCGGCCCGGCACGGCCGGGCGCGTTCCCTCGCGCTGGGGTGGTCGCTCGCGGCCGCCGGCGCCGGCCTCCTCGTGCTTGCCGCGGTCACCGTCTCCGTGCCCCTGCTCGTGCTCGGCATGCTGGGAATGGGCGGCGGCGCGGCCACCCAGCTCCGAGCCCGTTTCGCCGCGACCGACCTGGCCGAGCCGGACCGGCGGGCCCGCAGCCTCGCACTGGTGGTCTGGGTGGGCACGCTGGGCGCAGTGGCCGGGCCGAACCTCGGGGTTCCCGGGGCGCCTGTCGAGGCGTGGGCGGGCCTGCCGCCGCTGGCAGGCGCGTTCGCGATCGGCGGGGTGCTGCTTGCGGTGACTGCCGTGGTCGTGCGGGTGGGGCTGCGCCCCGACCCCCTGCTCCTCGCCCAGCGTCACGTCGCGGCAGCCGCGGTGGGGCCCCGCCTCGCCCCGGGCCGGGCTGGTCTCTCCGAGGCGCTGGGGCTGGTGCGGGCGTCGCCGCCGGCCCGCCTGGCGCTGCTGTCGCTGGTGCTTGCCCACGTGTCGATGGTGTCCGTGATGACGATGACCCCCGTGCACCTGAGCCACCAGGGCGGCACGATCACCTTCATCGGGCTGACCATCAGCCTGCACGTGCTCGGCATGTTCGCGTTCGCCCCGGTGGTCGGTGCCGCGGCCGACCGGTACGGACAGGTACCGGTCATCATCGCCGGGCAGGGCGTCCTCGCCGCGGCGGCGGTGGTGGGAGCCACCGGTGCGGGGTCGCCGACGGTGGTCGCCGTCGCGCTGACCCTGCTGGGGCTGGGCTGGTCCGTGGTCACCGTGCCCGCCTCGGCGCTGTTGTCCGAGTCCGTGCCCGCGCCGGCCCGTCCCCTCGTGCAAGGCCTGGGCGACACCGCGATGAACGCAGCCGCCGCACTGGGAGCGATCGCCTCGGGGCCACTCATGGCACTGCTCGGGTTCCCGATGCTGGCCGCACTCGCCGGCCTTGTGGTGGTGCCGGTGCTGTGGCAGCTGCTGCGCCGGCGGGTGGCGGTCACCGGCTGA